A region of Nostoc sp. 'Peltigera membranacea cyanobiont' N6 DNA encodes the following proteins:
- a CDS encoding peroxidase family protein produces the protein MKPERIFLDRAQLLTLTAPEWTVIVGGLRALDQNWDHSKHGSFTDRPGVLTNDFFRVLTSMDYEWKPVDNREMLFDICDRETGAAKFTATRCDLIFGSNAELRQIAEVYGADDGHERMVKDFVAAWDKVMMLDRFDVGAEQTR, from the coding sequence GTGAAGCCGGAGCGGATCTTCCTGGATCGAGCGCAGCTCCTCACGCTGACCGCGCCTGAATGGACGGTTATTGTCGGCGGACTTCGCGCGCTCGATCAGAATTGGGATCATTCAAAGCACGGTAGCTTCACTGACCGTCCGGGCGTCTTGACCAATGACTTTTTCCGTGTCCTGACCAGTATGGACTACGAGTGGAAGCCTGTTGACAATCGCGAGATGCTTTTTGACATCTGCGATCGCGAAACCGGTGCAGCGAAGTTCACCGCAACCCGCTGCGATCTCATCTTCGGCTCGAACGCGGAACTGCGTCAGATTGCTGAAGTCTATGGCGCTGATGACGGTCACGAGAGGATGGTCAAGGACTTCGTCGCAGCCTGGGACAAGGTGATGATGCTTGATCGCTTCGACGTTGGCGCTGAACAGACCCGCTAA
- a CDS encoding NblA/ycf18 family protein: MNQPIELSLEQEFSLRTFADQVEQMSREQAQEFLQMLYKQMMIREKTYQELLKHQWEVGSGSILG; this comes from the coding sequence ATGAACCAACCCATTGAATTATCTTTAGAACAAGAATTTAGCCTTAGAACTTTCGCGGATCAAGTGGAGCAGATGTCCCGTGAACAAGCTCAAGAGTTTTTGCAGATGCTGTATAAGCAGATGATGATAAGGGAAAAGACTTACCAGGAATTGCTCAAACATCAGTGGGAAGTTGGTTCAGGTTCAATCTTGGGTTAA